One part of the Candidatus Poribacteria bacterium genome encodes these proteins:
- a CDS encoding permease-like cell division protein FtsX encodes MRYRFQNAISHISRAGSSNLMSIVGIAFVVTLLAVLLLNHSSISKSSEFKDHSPTLVAFLKDSVDESEGRTLLSQIEKSGHILAANYTSKAENLARGETEFQDLGILIKEAFAETKGVNPFPASLNIYVDEELITRRVLEQIALEMKGYNEIEDVTLTGQGQLNDRLRSSERTVLIGIGVAAIVVWFIIGSLLNKTAAARAEEITLMKLLGMPRRYLLGPFIWHGIFLGGFGAVCGLGCFYGMFYIFRSELGIIDFLNIYQLISVVVGSMLVGSFVGLITQWKYT; translated from the coding sequence ATGCGTTACCGCTTTCAAAACGCCATCTCCCATATCTCGCGTGCGGGTAGCTCAAACCTTATGAGTATCGTGGGGATTGCGTTTGTTGTAACCTTGCTTGCCGTTCTACTGCTAAACCACTCGTCTATATCAAAAAGTTCTGAATTTAAAGACCATTCCCCAACGCTTGTAGCCTTTCTAAAAGACAGCGTCGACGAATCAGAAGGACGCACGCTGCTAAGCCAAATAGAGAAAAGCGGACACATCCTCGCTGCGAATTACACCTCAAAAGCAGAAAACCTCGCTCGCGGTGAAACTGAGTTTCAAGATTTGGGAATTTTGATTAAGGAGGCGTTCGCGGAGACGAAAGGCGTAAATCCATTTCCTGCATCCCTGAACATCTATGTAGACGAAGAATTGATAACACGCCGCGTATTAGAGCAGATCGCTTTAGAGATGAAAGGATACAATGAAATCGAAGATGTGACTTTAACAGGACAGGGACAGTTAAATGATCGGTTGCGGAGTTCGGAGCGAACAGTTTTGATTGGTATCGGCGTGGCAGCTATTGTTGTTTGGTTCATTATCGGTTCTCTTTTAAACAAAACAGCGGCTGCACGCGCTGAAGAGATTACCCTCATGAAGTTACTCGGTATGCCTCGACGCTATCTCCTTGGTCCCTTTATCTGGCACGGAATTTTCCTCGGCGGATTCGGTGCCGTGTGTGGACTTGGCTGCTTCTATGGAATGTTTTACATATTCAGATCTGAATTAGGGATAATCGACTTTCTCAATATCTATCAACTTATCTCGGTCGTTGTGGGTAGTATGCTCGTCGGATCCTTTGTTGGTTTGATTACACAATGGAAATATACCTAA
- the topA gene encoding type I DNA topoisomerase produces MSKSLVVVESPAKARTIKKILGRDYIVESSVGHIRDLPTKELGVDIENAFRPKYVLIRGKGKVVKSLQSEARKVENIYLAADPDREGEAICWHLAEELKKTKKPIYRITYNEITKSAILNAIENPGEIDMSLVDAQQARRVLDRLVGYQISPILWRSVKPGLSAGRVQSVAVRLICEREEEIEKFEPKEYWTLTATLTPIDVEHLFPAKLHKIGSKKGEINNYGFRIDEERAKELTADAKTKNYVVEKVEKRERKQRPVPPFITSTLQQEASRKLRFAAKKTMFIAQQLYEGLEIGSEGSVGLITYMRTDSTRVAQEAVQAARNHIKNTYGEAYLPARAVNYRSKKGAQDAHEAIRPTVPLRTPAELKSYLNNEQYRLYDLIWKRFIASQMNPAILDATTIDIKAGTYLFRATGSVIKFNGFRRIYMEGKDDTAAKENEVSEENINLPIVKAGDALDLRKLEPKQHFTQPPPRYNEATLVKMLEAKGIGRPSTYASILSTIQDRGYVTRERRQLVPTDVGRLVNTLLIKGFENIVDVRFTAEMEEQLDTIAEGKVKWSHTLGEFYPSFQTALQEAPDKMYEARKAMEEESDEKCDKCGSNMIVKWGRYGRFLGCANYPECKSIKPLNADDTPPPEPELTDTECDKCGKPMVIRTSRAGSKFLSCSGYPKCKNAKPIPIGVDCPETDCDGYLGERRSRRGRVFYGCSNYPKCEFSTWDKPLSESCPECNAPFLVEKTKKARGSETVSTFIACPSCEYTK; encoded by the coding sequence ATGTCGAAGTCACTCGTTGTTGTTGAATCACCAGCGAAAGCAAGAACCATCAAAAAGATTTTAGGCAGGGATTATATCGTCGAATCCTCCGTTGGACATATCCGCGACCTACCGACGAAAGAACTCGGTGTCGATATTGAAAACGCCTTCAGACCGAAATACGTCCTGATTCGTGGGAAGGGCAAGGTTGTGAAATCGCTCCAAAGCGAAGCCCGGAAGGTGGAGAACATCTATCTCGCCGCAGACCCGGACCGCGAAGGCGAGGCTATTTGTTGGCATCTTGCCGAAGAACTGAAGAAAACCAAGAAACCCATCTATAGGATAACCTACAACGAAATCACGAAAAGTGCAATTTTAAATGCGATCGAGAATCCAGGCGAGATTGATATGTCGCTCGTTGATGCCCAACAAGCCCGCCGCGTGCTCGACCGGCTCGTCGGATACCAGATTAGCCCGATTCTATGGCGAAGTGTTAAACCGGGTCTCAGTGCTGGCAGAGTCCAATCCGTTGCGGTACGACTTATCTGTGAACGCGAAGAAGAGATTGAGAAGTTTGAACCTAAAGAATATTGGACACTCACGGCAACACTGACCCCAATTGATGTTGAGCATCTTTTTCCTGCCAAATTACATAAGATTGGTAGCAAGAAAGGTGAGATTAATAATTACGGATTTCGCATAGATGAAGAACGTGCGAAAGAACTCACCGCAGATGCAAAAACAAAGAACTACGTCGTTGAAAAGGTCGAAAAACGGGAGCGTAAACAGCGTCCGGTTCCGCCGTTTATAACGAGTACCTTACAACAAGAAGCGTCTCGAAAACTACGGTTTGCTGCCAAAAAGACGATGTTCATTGCCCAACAACTCTACGAAGGATTAGAAATCGGGAGCGAAGGTTCGGTTGGACTTATCACTTACATGCGTACCGATTCGACGCGCGTTGCTCAAGAGGCGGTTCAAGCAGCACGAAACCACATTAAAAACACATACGGTGAAGCATATCTACCTGCTCGTGCTGTTAATTATCGGAGCAAAAAAGGGGCGCAAGACGCGCACGAGGCTATCCGTCCGACTGTCCCTCTGCGAACGCCAGCAGAATTGAAATCCTATCTGAACAACGAACAGTACCGTCTTTACGACTTGATTTGGAAACGATTTATAGCGAGTCAGATGAATCCTGCTATTTTGGACGCAACAACGATTGACATCAAAGCAGGAACTTATCTTTTTCGAGCGACGGGTTCAGTCATCAAGTTTAACGGATTCAGACGTATCTATATGGAAGGTAAAGATGACACCGCTGCCAAGGAAAACGAAGTTAGTGAAGAGAACATCAACTTACCTATAGTCAAAGCAGGTGACGCACTGGATCTGCGTAAATTGGAACCGAAGCAACACTTTACACAACCGCCCCCGCGTTATAACGAGGCAACACTCGTCAAGATGTTAGAAGCAAAAGGAATTGGACGCCCCAGTACTTATGCGTCTATTTTGTCAACAATTCAGGATCGGGGTTACGTGACCAGAGAACGCAGGCAGCTTGTACCTACAGATGTTGGAAGACTTGTCAACACGTTACTTATTAAAGGTTTTGAGAACATCGTTGACGTTAGATTCACAGCAGAGATGGAGGAGCAGCTTGACACCATCGCAGAGGGTAAAGTTAAGTGGTCCCATACTTTAGGCGAATTTTATCCATCCTTCCAAACGGCTTTGCAAGAAGCACCTGACAAGATGTATGAAGCCCGAAAAGCGATGGAAGAAGAATCCGATGAAAAATGCGATAAGTGTGGAAGTAACATGATTGTTAAATGGGGTAGGTATGGACGGTTCCTCGGATGCGCGAACTACCCGGAGTGTAAGAGCATCAAACCGCTAAATGCAGATGATACGCCGCCTCCAGAACCTGAACTGACCGATACCGAATGTGACAAGTGCGGTAAGCCCATGGTTATCCGGACGAGTCGTGCCGGTAGTAAATTTTTGTCGTGCAGCGGATATCCGAAGTGCAAAAATGCTAAACCGATCCCAATCGGCGTTGATTGTCCAGAAACCGATTGCGACGGTTACCTCGGTGAACGGCGCAGCCGCCGTGGCAGGGTCTTTTACGGGTGTAGTAACTATCCGAAGTGTGAATTTTCAACATGGGATAAACCGCTCTCGGAATCTTGTCCGGAATGTAACGCCCCATTCTTGGTTGAGAAAACAAAAAAAGCGAGAGGTAGTGAAACCGTGTCTACCTTCATCGCTTGCCCTTCGTGTGAATATACAAAATAG
- a CDS encoding alkaline phosphatase family protein, whose amino-acid sequence MAKRTQHAPAKRAIIVGMDGASMELVKNMIDWGHTPNMARLLQNGVYRPMIGVFPTLTPPGWTALSTGSWPGTHRVMDFNIRALGERLDKTTWGINTGLCQSEYLWNLVERAGGKPILVKWEMSWPPTVKTGIQVEGTGPGVSNHHQIAGYHLFVAGKWAPRPIGGQRDPETLDPSALQKVRHVDPVTITPIDDTDWDALPDSAEPVQAVQLTIRPLARGREDVMPSVHSEGDASDEARVPKKFYGLIYASQDNGYDRIRICKSRSGDDAVADLGVGEWSEWWLDAFEIDGKDVEGYVRMKLVTLTATADAFELFVPQIWPRTGYTVPEAVATAIDTEIGSFLQNPARDALGQMDDDTYFEVLDYHHQRLADVATHLAKNNDWDVLMVESHAPDYASHFFLSQADEISGAAPETIHRCREGLRRTYASVDQMIGRIVECADDDTVVLICADHGGTPNQFRAVDIEKVLEETGFIVREASGAIDWTKTRAVNVGLVHIFINLAGREPDGIVAPEDYEATQREIIAALHTYKDAETGRHPFTLAVTRADAEMFNLHGDLVGDVVYALRPEFDGAHGKQLPSVSFGIGGQHSTFILSGAGVRQGIALQRQVRVVDVAPTLCYLLGLPMPEKVEGGVVYEALEDPNWHLTQLAALA is encoded by the coding sequence ATGGCAAAACGCACACAACATGCCCCCGCAAAACGGGCAATTATTGTCGGGATGGATGGGGCGAGCATGGAACTGGTGAAAAATATGATTGACTGGGGACACACCCCGAATATGGCGAGGCTCCTCCAGAACGGGGTCTACCGACCGATGATTGGTGTATTTCCCACTTTGACACCCCCCGGATGGACCGCGCTCTCTACGGGTTCGTGGCCCGGCACACATCGAGTGATGGACTTCAACATTCGCGCCCTCGGAGAACGCCTTGATAAAACGACATGGGGCATTAACACCGGTTTGTGCCAATCTGAATATCTATGGAACCTTGTAGAGCGGGCAGGTGGGAAACCGATTTTGGTGAAGTGGGAGATGTCTTGGCCCCCCACTGTGAAAACTGGGATTCAGGTTGAGGGAACCGGACCCGGCGTCTCGAATCACCATCAGATTGCAGGGTATCATCTCTTTGTCGCAGGAAAATGGGCACCCCGTCCTATCGGTGGACAGCGCGACCCGGAAACACTCGACCCAAGCGCACTGCAAAAGGTCCGACACGTTGATCCTGTAACCATTACGCCTATTGACGATACTGATTGGGATGCCTTGCCAGATTCTGCAGAACCGGTACAAGCCGTCCAACTTACTATCCGACCTCTGGCGCGTGGCAGGGAAGATGTGATGCCTTCAGTCCACTCCGAAGGTGATGCCTCTGATGAAGCGCGGGTCCCAAAGAAGTTTTATGGTTTAATTTACGCCTCTCAAGATAACGGCTACGACCGAATACGGATTTGCAAAAGTCGCTCTGGAGACGATGCCGTCGCAGATCTCGGGGTCGGTGAATGGAGTGAGTGGTGGTTGGATGCCTTTGAGATTGATGGTAAAGACGTAGAAGGTTACGTGCGAATGAAGCTTGTTACCCTCACCGCCACAGCTGATGCTTTTGAACTTTTCGTGCCACAGATTTGGCCCCGGACGGGCTACACGGTTCCAGAAGCTGTCGCCACCGCGATTGACACAGAAATCGGCTCGTTCCTTCAAAACCCCGCGCGCGATGCTCTGGGACAGATGGACGATGATACCTATTTTGAGGTGTTAGACTACCACCACCAACGCCTCGCCGATGTCGCAACGCATCTCGCAAAAAACAACGATTGGGATGTCTTGATGGTGGAGAGCCATGCTCCCGATTACGCCAGTCATTTCTTCCTCAGCCAAGCAGATGAAATTAGCGGTGCTGCACCGGAGACAATTCACCGGTGTCGTGAGGGATTGCGACGCACGTATGCGTCTGTGGACCAGATGATTGGGCGGATCGTAGAATGTGCTGATGACGATACAGTCGTCCTCATCTGTGCCGATCACGGGGGAACGCCAAACCAATTCCGTGCTGTCGATATCGAAAAAGTGCTTGAAGAGACTGGGTTTATCGTTAGGGAGGCCAGCGGCGCAATCGACTGGACAAAAACACGGGCAGTCAACGTCGGTTTGGTGCATATCTTTATTAACTTAGCCGGACGTGAACCCGATGGAATCGTTGCACCTGAGGACTATGAAGCGACGCAACGAGAGATTATCGCTGCACTCCATACCTATAAGGACGCAGAAACGGGACGACATCCGTTTACATTAGCCGTCACCCGCGCAGATGCCGAGATGTTCAACCTACATGGCGATTTAGTAGGCGATGTTGTTTACGCGCTCCGACCCGAATTCGATGGCGCACACGGTAAGCAGCTCCCGTCTGTCAGTTTCGGAATTGGTGGACAGCACTCTACGTTTATTTTATCCGGGGCTGGTGTCCGGCAAGGAATCGCTTTACAAAGACAGGTTCGCGTTGTTGATGTCGCGCCAACGCTTTGCTATCTGTTAGGACTCCCAATGCCTGAGAAGGTAGAAGGCGGGGTCGTTTACGAGGCGTTAGAGGACCCAAATTGGCATTTGACCCAACTCGCGGCTTTAGCGTAA
- a CDS encoding ATP-binding cassette domain-containing protein, with protein MASAFKANAPITIKMIQVHQVSFSYDELSVLEKVSFRVERGEFAFLVGPSGSGKTTLLRLLYADLAPIGGEMSVVGQQLAELNKVNLPYFRQKIGIVFQDFKLLADKTVKENLALPQKLVGTAPRLLKDNVNEILHQMGLSHHQNARPAEISNNERRKLAIARAIINKPLLLIADAPTEGLDLRLSLEVMALLDALNFQGMTVFIATADRKLAEKCNKRIIELKDGAIRWDPSSASI; from the coding sequence ATGGCTTCGGCTTTCAAAGCGAACGCACCGATAACGATTAAAATGATACAGGTACACCAGGTCAGTTTCAGTTACGATGAACTTAGCGTGCTTGAGAAAGTGAGTTTTCGTGTTGAGCGCGGCGAGTTTGCTTTTCTCGTTGGTCCGAGCGGTTCAGGAAAGACGACCCTCTTACGACTTTTATATGCGGACTTAGCTCCAATAGGTGGTGAGATGAGTGTTGTTGGACAACAACTCGCTGAACTGAACAAGGTAAACCTTCCGTATTTTCGGCAAAAAATAGGCATCGTTTTTCAAGATTTTAAGCTATTAGCGGATAAAACAGTAAAGGAAAATTTGGCACTTCCACAGAAATTAGTGGGTACGGCACCTCGGTTGTTAAAAGATAATGTGAATGAAATTCTCCATCAAATGGGGCTGAGCCATCATCAAAATGCGCGCCCAGCAGAAATATCCAATAACGAACGGCGCAAACTTGCTATTGCGCGAGCCATTATCAATAAACCTCTATTACTGATTGCAGATGCCCCGACAGAAGGCTTAGATTTACGCCTCTCGCTTGAAGTCATGGCACTTCTTGATGCACTTAACTTCCAAGGCATGACCGTCTTTATTGCTACAGCTGACCGGAAACTCGCCGAGAAATGTAATAAACGAATTATTGAACTGAAGGACGGTGCGATCCGTTGGGACCCGTCGTCAGCGTCCATCTGA
- a CDS encoding NYN domain-containing protein, producing MPNSDLKLKIRRDQLTWFLDLLLDEREVFQLSASASIVPDFDRLYALSKRELLASLTDAFLHQTGDPKIAVESDGAYAPRSPEKNSESSVEELASQFFTEKAQGAISRVGYMEVSEIETFFKTSEVLIEAGDFAEIVWALLTDKRREVVEHGYQLLNRTYESLEEPHVNGQETLPNTEQLEEIQPQYVYDAEDGRQQSDAPVSEIAQLEQQLANSKADYTSLEQSHDRLDQQRSFLLQENRGLKSEADAYHENNKRLKTLEEENRILREQVARYIDETSELQQLAEERELLIVEKGQLAEKLKEYEQVKAVKETFTADLKLVEEAIYKEHQELEDFQRSLDNHFDTLESCHQTARGALNQIRQTLAYLDTQELNASQRPYGMTSEQPRVGVFVDVQNMFYAAKDRFGRRVDYIKLLDLIVGPRYLMVAYAYVVQIPEINQSSFLSLLEHNGYTIKSKDLRLRGDGSAKGDWDVGIAVDVVSMLGSLDVVILASGDGDFCPLAELIKQQDKRVEVVAFEHNTSMDLQQIADQFFPIGDELLI from the coding sequence ATGCCAAACTCAGATCTAAAATTGAAAATACGGCGAGATCAACTCACATGGTTCCTCGATCTGCTCTTAGATGAAAGAGAGGTCTTCCAATTGAGTGCTTCTGCCAGTATTGTGCCGGATTTTGACCGGTTATACGCATTGTCGAAGCGGGAGTTATTGGCAAGTCTGACGGATGCTTTTTTGCATCAAACTGGCGACCCCAAGATTGCTGTTGAGAGTGATGGGGCGTACGCACCAAGATCTCCTGAAAAAAATAGTGAGTCTTCAGTGGAAGAACTCGCGAGCCAGTTCTTTACCGAAAAGGCGCAAGGAGCGATCTCCCGAGTCGGTTACATGGAAGTCTCCGAAATCGAAACCTTTTTTAAAACATCTGAGGTGCTCATTGAAGCCGGTGATTTTGCCGAGATTGTCTGGGCACTCTTAACGGATAAACGTCGAGAAGTTGTTGAACACGGCTATCAACTCCTTAACAGAACTTATGAATCATTAGAAGAACCACACGTAAACGGACAGGAAACCCTACCGAACACAGAACAGTTGGAAGAAATTCAGCCACAGTATGTCTACGATGCGGAAGATGGCCGGCAGCAATCGGATGCTCCCGTTTCCGAAATTGCGCAGCTTGAACAACAATTGGCAAATTCCAAGGCGGATTATACTTCGCTGGAGCAGAGCCATGACCGGCTCGATCAACAGCGCAGTTTTTTATTACAAGAGAACAGAGGGTTGAAAAGCGAGGCGGATGCCTATCACGAGAACAACAAGCGTTTGAAAACACTTGAAGAGGAGAATCGTATTCTCCGTGAGCAAGTCGCACGCTATATTGATGAAACATCGGAACTTCAACAACTCGCTGAAGAGCGTGAGCTACTCATCGTTGAGAAGGGCCAATTAGCAGAAAAACTAAAAGAATATGAGCAAGTTAAGGCGGTGAAAGAGACTTTTACTGCCGACCTCAAATTGGTTGAAGAGGCGATCTATAAAGAGCATCAAGAACTTGAAGATTTTCAAAGAAGTTTAGACAACCATTTCGATACCTTGGAGAGTTGCCATCAAACGGCGCGGGGGGCACTGAACCAAATTCGTCAAACCCTTGCTTATTTGGATACACAAGAGCTTAACGCGAGTCAAAGACCTTACGGTATGACATCGGAACAACCGCGCGTCGGTGTTTTCGTCGATGTACAGAATATGTTTTATGCCGCTAAAGACCGGTTCGGACGCAGAGTTGATTATATCAAACTGCTCGATCTGATCGTCGGCCCCCGATACCTCATGGTCGCCTACGCTTATGTTGTTCAGATACCCGAAATCAACCAATCCAGTTTTCTTTCGCTCCTTGAACACAACGGTTATACGATTAAGAGCAAAGATCTACGCTTACGCGGTGACGGCTCGGCGAAAGGCGATTGGGATGTCGGGATTGCTGTAGATGTCGTTTCAATGCTCGGATCATTGGATGTCGTCATCTTAGCCAGCGGCGATGGCGACTTTTGCCCACTCGCTGAACTCATCAAGCAACAAGATAAACGGGTCGAAGTTGTCGCTTTTGAACACAATACCTCCATGGATCTACAACAAATCGCAGACCAATTCTTTCCAATCGGGGATGAATTGCTAATCTAA
- a CDS encoding PHP domain-containing protein → MTNRDISEVFRAIGSLLQIRGDDAFRARIYDRAADIIEDFPYELASASTQPDTSTYDPKALEQLRATPGIGKAIQDKTVEILETGRCKFYNDLAEETGTGILEVLKLRGIGIKTASRFYHEFGVRSLEDFQALLESGQLRGIKGIGRKTLRMITESLAFHIEQKKQRPLWSVLPIVQQIVESLAQFVAEGWITREPEVTGDLRRHEETCRSIELIIECQDESVFQLENGTLTPPLQSLLEVFSQTQFGPAYLITDSSETSENPGSSIIFKTGSGETRQIQYAYDADATTLIEKRQDALTGDGRDALPAIQFCIDQDFPVSIYLSSAATYESTLFLTTGTDEHLAALTEVKPSGSETNFNATRNLTETEIYNRFGVPYILPELRQDETSVAAAKDNTLPNLVEFTDLRGDLHAHTDWSDGRHTLQDMVAAAKAEGLEYFAITDHSVSSTVANGLNQTRLLAQVAQVRELDAQTEGITVFAGSEVDIRRHGELDFPDEILAQLDIVVASVHSLFTLTEAEMTKRIICAIENPFVNIIGHPTGRMLGYRPMYALNIEEVIAAAAENNTVLEINASLSRLDLDSQFVRMAKSAGVLLSVNTDAHGIGQLERRRFGLNVARRGWLTKAEVINTYTLGELREICNIGARP, encoded by the coding sequence ATGACAAACCGTGACATTAGTGAGGTATTCAGAGCGATCGGGTCTCTGTTACAAATCCGCGGTGATGATGCCTTTCGCGCACGCATTTATGATCGAGCAGCCGATATAATTGAGGATTTTCCATACGAACTCGCCTCTGCTTCCACCCAACCAGACACATCCACGTACGACCCAAAAGCATTAGAACAACTTCGCGCCACACCTGGTATCGGGAAAGCCATTCAGGATAAAACGGTTGAAATTCTGGAAACCGGACGCTGCAAATTCTATAATGATCTGGCAGAAGAAACAGGGACCGGTATTCTCGAGGTGCTGAAACTCCGAGGCATCGGTATAAAAACAGCCAGCAGATTTTACCATGAATTTGGTGTTAGGAGTCTTGAGGACTTTCAGGCATTGTTAGAGAGCGGACAACTTAGGGGTATAAAAGGGATCGGACGCAAAACGCTCCGAATGATAACTGAGAGTTTGGCGTTTCACATAGAACAGAAAAAACAGCGTCCACTCTGGAGTGTTTTACCTATCGTTCAGCAGATTGTCGAGAGTTTAGCCCAATTTGTAGCGGAAGGATGGATAACACGGGAACCTGAAGTCACAGGAGATTTGCGTAGGCATGAAGAGACATGTCGAAGTATAGAACTCATCATTGAATGCCAAGATGAGAGCGTATTTCAGCTTGAAAATGGGACGCTTACGCCTCCGCTACAATCACTGCTTGAAGTGTTCTCACAAACGCAATTTGGACCAGCGTACCTGATAACAGATTCGTCAGAAACATCAGAGAACCCCGGTTCGTCAATAATTTTCAAAACGGGCTCTGGTGAAACTCGACAAATTCAATACGCATACGATGCGGACGCTACAACTCTTATCGAAAAACGTCAAGACGCATTGACTGGCGACGGACGCGATGCACTTCCTGCCATCCAATTCTGTATCGACCAAGATTTCCCAGTGTCTATCTATTTATCCAGTGCTGCCACCTACGAATCAACGCTGTTTTTAACAACAGGGACAGACGAACACCTCGCCGCACTTACTGAGGTAAAGCCGTCAGGATCAGAAACTAACTTCAATGCAACGCGCAATCTAACGGAAACGGAAATTTACAACAGATTCGGTGTCCCTTATATTCTACCAGAACTCCGACAAGACGAAACATCCGTTGCAGCAGCGAAAGATAATACCTTGCCGAATCTGGTTGAATTTACGGATTTGCGGGGTGACTTGCACGCACACACCGACTGGAGTGACGGACGACATACGCTTCAGGATATGGTAGCAGCGGCGAAGGCAGAAGGTCTGGAATACTTCGCTATCACGGATCACTCTGTCTCTTCCACCGTCGCGAACGGGTTAAATCAGACGCGACTTCTCGCACAAGTAGCACAAGTTCGTGAATTAGATGCCCAAACCGAGGGTATCACAGTTTTTGCTGGCTCTGAGGTAGATATCCGACGACACGGTGAGTTGGATTTTCCTGATGAGATTTTAGCCCAACTCGATATTGTTGTTGCAAGCGTTCATAGCCTTTTCACGCTAACCGAAGCGGAGATGACAAAGCGCATCATTTGTGCAATTGAGAATCCGTTCGTTAACATCATCGGTCATCCTACAGGTAGGATGCTCGGATATAGACCTATGTATGCGTTGAACATTGAAGAGGTCATCGCAGCTGCGGCAGAAAATAACACGGTATTGGAAATTAACGCATCCTTGAGTCGCTTAGACTTGGACTCCCAATTTGTCAGGATGGCAAAAAGCGCGGGCGTGTTATTATCGGTCAATACAGATGCCCACGGCATCGGACAACTTGAGCGTCGTAGATTCGGACTGAATGTTGCGCGTCGCGGGTGGTTGACCAAAGCCGAGGTTATTAATACATATACTTTAGGGGAATTGCGCGAGATATGTAATATCGGTGCGCGCCCATAA
- a CDS encoding nucleotide sugar dehydrogenase, with translation MILEKIENRTAHAGVIGLGYVGLPLMVAIARAGFRVTGIDICPHKIAQLKRGISHVPDVTNAVLGPLIASGQIQVTTDAAVLRELDTVNICVPTPLRENRTPDMQFITAAVEQVAHHLHTEQLIVLESTTYPGATEEIVLPILKAHFRKTEDSHPAQVGRDFYLAFSPERIEPGNSTYFVTNTPKIIGGVTPQCTHVAKTFYEQFINKTHTVSSPRTAEMVKLLENTFRSVNIGLINEIALICDRMDLDVWEVIDAAATKPFGFMPFYPGPGLGGHCIPIDPHYLSWKARMYEYHARFIELASEINNEMPKYVVDKIVHALNLQRKSVEGAQLLILGVAYKKDVSDTRESPALEVIRLILDKKAKFLYHDPYVETLSLDKQKTYRSEPLTAALIQNADCVVILTDHSAINYKWLVEHAQLVVDTRNATHAVQHGREKIIKI, from the coding sequence ATGATTCTTGAAAAAATAGAAAACCGGACTGCTCATGCGGGTGTTATCGGGCTCGGTTATGTCGGATTGCCGCTTATGGTTGCTATCGCGCGTGCCGGATTCCGAGTCACAGGTATCGATATTTGTCCACACAAAATAGCACAGTTGAAACGGGGCATATCGCATGTGCCAGATGTCACCAATGCCGTGCTCGGACCGCTTATTGCATCTGGACAGATACAAGTCACGACCGATGCCGCTGTGCTCCGTGAATTGGATACCGTCAACATCTGCGTGCCAACGCCTTTGCGTGAGAACCGAACGCCTGATATGCAGTTCATCACCGCCGCAGTCGAGCAAGTCGCACACCATTTACACACCGAGCAGCTAATCGTCCTTGAAAGCACCACCTACCCCGGTGCAACCGAAGAAATCGTCCTTCCAATCCTCAAAGCACATTTTAGAAAAACCGAAGATTCCCATCCCGCACAGGTAGGACGCGATTTCTATCTCGCTTTTTCACCCGAACGCATTGAGCCCGGAAATAGCACCTACTTCGTGACGAATACACCTAAAATTATCGGTGGTGTTACCCCACAATGCACCCATGTTGCCAAAACATTTTACGAGCAGTTCATCAACAAGACGCATACCGTCTCTTCCCCCCGAACCGCTGAGATGGTCAAGTTACTGGAGAACACGTTCAGAAGCGTCAATATCGGGCTTATCAATGAAATTGCCCTTATCTGTGACCGGATGGATCTGGATGTTTGGGAAGTCATTGATGCCGCTGCAACTAAACCTTTCGGCTTCATGCCGTTCTATCCGGGTCCCGGACTCGGTGGACACTGCATCCCTATTGATCCGCATTATCTCTCTTGGAAGGCGCGGATGTATGAATACCATGCACGTTTTATTGAACTTGCCAGCGAAATTAACAACGAGATGCCCAAATATGTAGTAGATAAGATTGTTCACGCCTTGAATCTTCAACGTAAGTCCGTTGAGGGTGCGCAATTATTAATCCTCGGTGTCGCCTATAAAAAAGATGTCAGCGACACTCGCGAATCGCCAGCACTCGAAGTAATTCGTTTAATTCTTGACAAAAAAGCAAAATTTCTGTATCATGACCCCTATGTAGAGACCTTGTCTCTTGATAAACAGAAAACCTATCGTTCGGAACCGTTGACAGCGGCTTTGATCCAAAATGCCGACTGTGTCGTCATTCTAACGGATCATAGTGCCATAAATTATAAGTGGCTTGTTGAACACGCCCAATTAGTCGTTGATACGCGCAACGCTACACACGCTGTGCAACATGGACGAGAAAAAATTATCAAAATTTAA